From a single Synergistaceae bacterium genomic region:
- a CDS encoding ethanolamine ammonia-lyase subunit EutB, translating to MNLKTRLFGRTYQFKDIKEVLAKANEERSGDRLAGIMAESMEERIAAKHVLANLTVADLRNNPVIPYDQDEVTRVIQDDVNERIYAEAAGWTIAELREWILSNETSGEQIKRISRGLTSEVIAGVAKLMTNLDLVYGASKIRVQAHCNTTIGLPGTLAARCQPNHPTDDVEGVTAAVYEGLSYGVGDAVIGLNPVDDTVDSIMRILLRFQEIKERFEIPTQICTLAHVTTQMEAIRRGAPSDCVFQSISGTQKCNEAFAISADLIAEANDLADKQGTGSGPNYMYFETGQGAELSSDAHFGADQVTLEARTYGFARRYKPFMVNTVVGFIGPEYLYDSRQVIRAGLEDHFMGKLTGIPMGCDACYTNHMKVDQNDIENLAVLLTASGCNFFMGVPHGDDPMLNYQCTGYHEAAALRQLLGVRPIAPFEKWLERMGLMEDGRLTKKAGDLSVFA from the coding sequence GTGAACCTCAAGACCAGGCTCTTTGGCCGAACGTACCAGTTCAAGGACATCAAGGAGGTTCTCGCCAAGGCGAACGAGGAGAGGTCCGGCGACCGCCTTGCCGGGATAATGGCGGAGTCGATGGAGGAGAGGATAGCGGCGAAGCACGTGCTGGCCAATCTCACGGTCGCGGATCTCCGCAACAATCCTGTGATCCCCTACGATCAGGACGAAGTGACCCGGGTGATCCAGGACGACGTCAACGAGAGGATCTACGCCGAGGCCGCCGGATGGACGATCGCCGAGCTGCGCGAGTGGATCCTGTCGAACGAGACCTCTGGCGAGCAGATCAAGCGAATAAGCCGGGGCCTGACCAGCGAGGTAATAGCGGGCGTGGCGAAGCTGATGACCAACCTGGACCTCGTGTACGGGGCGAGCAAGATCCGCGTACAGGCGCACTGCAACACCACGATCGGCCTTCCGGGGACATTGGCCGCTCGCTGCCAGCCGAACCACCCGACCGACGACGTGGAGGGAGTGACGGCGGCGGTGTACGAGGGGCTCTCCTACGGGGTCGGCGACGCGGTGATCGGGCTGAACCCGGTCGACGACACGGTGGACAGCATCATGAGGATCCTCTTGCGCTTCCAGGAGATAAAAGAAAGGTTCGAGATACCGACGCAGATCTGCACCCTGGCGCACGTCACGACCCAGATGGAGGCGATCAGGCGGGGTGCGCCCTCGGACTGTGTCTTCCAGAGCATCTCCGGCACGCAGAAGTGCAACGAGGCTTTCGCCATCTCGGCCGACCTTATAGCGGAGGCGAACGACCTGGCGGACAAGCAGGGGACGGGGAGCGGCCCGAACTACATGTACTTCGAGACGGGGCAGGGGGCGGAGCTTTCGTCGGACGCGCACTTCGGCGCGGACCAGGTGACCCTGGAGGCGCGAACCTACGGTTTCGCCAGGAGATACAAGCCCTTCATGGTGAACACAGTGGTCGGCTTCATCGGACCGGAGTACCTCTACGACAGCCGGCAGGTCATCCGAGCGGGGCTGGAGGACCACTTCATGGGCAAGCTGACAGGCATCCCGATGGGCTGCGACGCATGCTACACTAATCACATGAAGGTGGACCAGAACGACATAGAGAATCTGGCGGTGCTGCTGACGGCCTCGGGCTGCAACTTCTTCATGGGAGTCCCCCACGGGGATGATCCGATGCTCAACTACCAGTGCACGGGCTATCACGAGGCGGCGGCGCTGCGGCAGCTCCTGGGCGTCCGCCCGATAGCCCCGTTCGAAAAGTGGCTTGAGAGGATGGGCCTGATGGAGGACGGCAGGCTGACGAAGAAGGCCGGCGATCTGTCCGTTTTTGCCTGA
- a CDS encoding aspartate kinase, protein MWKEGEGLVLKFGGTSVSNPEMIQAAARRTASFARSGRKTAVVVSAMGGSTDELIELARATAPLKTDRRELDRLLATGEQQSSALLAMALSAEGCPARSFSGDEAGFIAEGPWGQGRILSVNPERVAAATAFGNVAVISGFQASTREGETITLGRGGSDLSAIALAGALGASECRIYTDVDGIYSADPRVVPGAVKLDRICWDECLEMSFCGASVLQARGIEMAGRLKMPVCVESSSEEREGTWIVERNIDEAVFIRSVASDDNLAVLTVGGGREAERMLMDALSKEGIRTTAITAGGSASFHIDGARLHDAMEICTRLGGCDVSVNDALARVSVIGPGAGNHPKVSGAMLGILSGLGATVHMLTSSALSVTCVVDRERSADAVRALHEEFIEKKGVFQCA, encoded by the coding sequence GTGTGGAAAGAAGGGGAAGGCCTGGTGCTGAAGTTCGGAGGCACATCAGTGTCGAATCCGGAGATGATTCAAGCGGCGGCTCGAAGGACGGCGTCGTTCGCCCGCTCCGGGCGCAAGACCGCTGTCGTGGTCTCCGCGATGGGCGGTTCGACCGACGAGCTTATAGAACTGGCCAGGGCGACCGCGCCCCTTAAGACCGACCGCAGGGAGCTTGACAGGCTTCTGGCCACGGGCGAGCAACAGTCGTCCGCTCTTCTGGCCATGGCTCTCTCGGCCGAGGGGTGCCCGGCCCGATCATTCAGCGGCGACGAGGCCGGATTCATAGCCGAGGGCCCGTGGGGGCAGGGCAGGATTCTGTCTGTGAACCCGGAGAGGGTAGCGGCAGCGACGGCCTTCGGCAACGTGGCCGTGATCTCGGGTTTCCAGGCTTCCACCAGGGAAGGGGAGACGATTACCCTGGGACGCGGCGGGTCCGACCTGTCGGCGATCGCGCTGGCGGGCGCCCTTGGAGCGTCCGAGTGCAGGATATACACCGACGTGGACGGCATCTACTCCGCGGACCCTCGCGTGGTGCCGGGGGCGGTCAAGCTCGACCGGATATGCTGGGACGAGTGCCTGGAGATGTCCTTCTGCGGCGCTTCGGTGCTGCAGGCTCGGGGAATAGAGATGGCGGGCAGGTTGAAGATGCCCGTGTGCGTAGAATCAAGTTCGGAGGAAAGGGAGGGGACGTGGATCGTGGAGAGAAACATCGACGAAGCGGTTTTCATACGCTCGGTGGCGTCGGACGACAATCTGGCGGTGCTCACCGTCGGCGGGGGGAGGGAGGCCGAGCGCATGCTCATGGACGCCCTCTCCAAGGAGGGGATACGCACCACCGCGATAACCGCGGGAGGAAGCGCATCCTTCCACATAGACGGAGCGCGTCTGCACGACGCGATGGAGATCTGCACCCGTCTCGGTGGATGCGACGTGTCCGTCAACGATGCCCTGGCGCGCGTATCGGTCATAGGACCGGGCGCAGGGAACCATCCCAAGGTGTCCGGCGCCATGCTCGGGATCCTCTCGGGGCTGGGGGCGACCGTTCACATGCTGACCTCCTCCGCTCTGTCGGTCACCTGCGTGGTGGACAGGGAGCGCTCGGCCGATGCCGTCCGCGCCCTTCACGAGGAGTTCATAGAGAAGAAAGGGGTATTTCAATGCGCTTAG
- a CDS encoding homoserine dehydrogenase has protein sequence MRLDSTLGLCFIGFGNVGQGLAHILLRKERELEERWGLACRTVAVVTRTRGAAVSRDGLNLEELLAKAERGESIGVEKITPIEAALLPQTDIVLDVTPTDLETGEPGLSVTRAALGSGRSVVTSNKGPVSLALAELQALARERGAHFRFEGSVMSGTPSLNLALESLAGCDVSQVQGIVNGTTNYILTRMEEGCEYEDALQEAQEKGYAEADPSGDVDGWDAAVKAQILASAVLGAPISLSAVDRTGISAITRADVEAAAARGNRIKLLAKVSRTAGGVSASVAPGEVPLSHPLAGVGGATNALTFTTDNLHDVTIIGPGAGREETGQALLTDLIAIATAERTTGRFAVQAG, from the coding sequence ATGCGCTTAGATTCCACACTTGGCCTTTGCTTCATAGGCTTCGGCAACGTCGGACAGGGGCTCGCACACATCCTTCTCAGGAAGGAGAGAGAGCTCGAGGAGAGGTGGGGGCTGGCCTGCCGCACCGTGGCGGTCGTCACCCGCACAAGGGGAGCGGCCGTGTCGCGCGACGGGCTGAACCTGGAAGAGCTGCTCGCAAAGGCCGAACGAGGGGAGTCCATAGGCGTGGAAAAGATAACCCCGATAGAGGCGGCCCTTCTTCCTCAGACCGACATAGTGCTGGACGTCACCCCGACCGACCTCGAGACGGGCGAGCCCGGACTCTCCGTCACCCGCGCGGCCCTCGGCTCGGGCCGCTCAGTGGTCACGTCGAACAAGGGACCGGTCTCCCTTGCCCTTGCTGAACTGCAGGCGCTGGCCCGCGAACGCGGCGCTCACTTCCGCTTCGAGGGCTCCGTGATGAGCGGCACCCCATCGCTCAACCTCGCGCTCGAGTCGCTGGCCGGATGCGACGTCAGCCAGGTACAGGGCATAGTCAACGGCACGACGAACTACATCCTAACCCGCATGGAGGAGGGATGCGAGTACGAGGACGCACTACAGGAGGCGCAGGAGAAGGGATACGCCGAGGCCGACCCGTCGGGCGACGTCGACGGATGGGACGCAGCCGTGAAGGCGCAGATCCTCGCCTCGGCCGTGTTGGGCGCACCAATCTCGCTGAGCGCGGTGGATCGCACGGGAATATCAGCCATAACCCGCGCAGACGTGGAGGCCGCCGCCGCCCGAGGAAACAGGATAAAGCTGCTGGCCAAGGTATCCCGCACAGCGGGGGGAGTATCCGCCTCCGTCGCCCCCGGCGAAGTGCCCCTGTCACACCCGCTTGCAGGCGTGGGCGGAGCGACCAACGCCCTCACCTTCACCACGGACAACCTGCACGACGTAACCATCATAGGTCCCGGCGCGGGAAGAGAGGAGACCGGACAGGCTCTGCTCACCGACCTCATAGCCATTGCAACAGCCGAGCGAACCACCGGCCGCTTCGCCGTCCAAGCCGGCTGA